A portion of the Streptomyces sp. NBC_00376 genome contains these proteins:
- the corA gene encoding magnesium/cobalt transporter CorA: MRAVIVDCAIYRDGRRTDGPADLSDALEEARATGDAFLWIGLHEPTEKEFGLVSSEFGLHPLAVEDALSAHQRPKLEVYDDSLFAVIKPVVYEQSSDTVTTDELMAFIGDSFVVTVRHGEGAPLAAVRRRLEAEPEVLKHGPTAVLYAISDAVVDHYIEVAGELQVDLEELEAEVFAPTGVGDTKSTASRIYTFKRQILEFRRAAGPLSSPMARLASADVPFVHEHSQPFFRDVSDHLTRANEYVEGLDRLLSDILSAHLAQVGVRQNDDMRKISAWAAMAAVPTMVAGIYGMNFDHMPELRWVWAYPAVIALMAAVVFGLYRQFKRRGWL; this comes from the coding sequence ATGCGCGCCGTGATCGTGGACTGTGCCATCTACCGGGACGGGCGCCGCACCGACGGCCCCGCCGACCTCTCCGATGCCCTCGAAGAGGCACGGGCCACCGGCGACGCGTTCCTCTGGATCGGGCTGCACGAGCCGACGGAGAAGGAGTTCGGCCTCGTCAGCAGCGAGTTCGGCCTGCATCCGCTGGCCGTGGAGGACGCCCTGAGCGCGCACCAGCGCCCCAAGCTGGAGGTGTACGACGACTCGCTCTTCGCGGTCATCAAGCCGGTGGTGTACGAGCAGAGCAGCGACACCGTCACCACCGACGAGCTGATGGCCTTCATCGGCGATTCGTTCGTCGTGACGGTCCGGCACGGGGAGGGCGCGCCGCTCGCCGCGGTGCGCCGCCGCCTGGAGGCCGAGCCGGAGGTGCTCAAGCACGGGCCGACGGCGGTGCTGTACGCGATCAGTGACGCCGTCGTCGACCACTACATAGAGGTCGCGGGCGAGCTCCAGGTCGACCTGGAGGAGCTGGAGGCCGAGGTCTTCGCGCCGACCGGCGTCGGTGACACCAAGAGCACCGCGTCCCGCATCTACACCTTCAAGCGGCAGATCCTGGAGTTCCGCCGGGCGGCCGGACCGCTGAGCTCCCCCATGGCCCGGCTGGCGAGCGCGGACGTGCCGTTCGTCCACGAACACTCGCAGCCGTTCTTCCGCGACGTCAGCGACCATCTGACGCGCGCCAACGAGTACGTGGAGGGGCTGGACCGGCTGCTCTCCGACATCCTCTCGGCCCATCTGGCCCAGGTGGGCGTGCGGCAGAACGACGACATGCGCAAGATCTCGGCCTGGGCGGCGATGGCCGCCGTGCCGACGATGGTGGCGGGGATCTACGGCATGAACTTCGACCACATGCCGGAACTCCGCTGGGTGTGGGCCTATCCGGCGGTGATCGCGCTGATGGCCGCCGTGGTCTTCGGGCTGTACCGGCAGTTCAAGCGTCGCGGCTGGCTCTGA
- a CDS encoding LLM class F420-dependent oxidoreductase yields the protein MRLGINLGYWGAGMDGDNLAVAQEADRLGYDVCWAAEAYGSDAPTVLSWVAARTESIDVGSAIMQIPARQPAMTAMTAATLDSLSGGRFRLGLGVSGPQVSEGWYGVKFDKPLARTREYVEIVRRAMSRERLSYEGQHWTLPLPDGPGKPIKLTVHPQREHIPLYIAAIGPKNLEQTGEIADGALLIFPSAEHLEDTALKYLRAGREKAGLTMAGFDVCPTLPLAVGDDVNGLADMFRPYTALYVGGMGSRKQNFYNQLAQRMGYEKEAAEIQDKYLSGDKSGAAAAVPHQLIDQTTLLGPVERIAERMQAYAAAGVTTLTLAPAGFTLEERLTALRAGTDALERSGLA from the coding sequence ATGCGGCTCGGCATCAATCTCGGTTACTGGGGCGCGGGAATGGACGGCGACAATCTCGCCGTCGCCCAGGAGGCCGACCGGCTCGGATACGACGTGTGCTGGGCGGCCGAGGCGTACGGCTCCGACGCGCCGACCGTGCTCTCCTGGGTCGCCGCCCGGACCGAGTCCATCGACGTCGGCTCCGCGATCATGCAGATCCCGGCTCGCCAGCCGGCCATGACGGCGATGACCGCCGCCACCCTCGACTCGCTCTCCGGCGGCCGGTTCCGGCTCGGCCTCGGCGTGTCGGGACCGCAGGTCTCCGAGGGCTGGTACGGCGTCAAGTTCGACAAGCCGCTGGCCCGTACCCGGGAGTACGTCGAGATCGTCCGCAGGGCCATGTCCCGCGAGCGGCTCTCCTACGAGGGACAGCACTGGACGCTGCCGCTGCCGGACGGTCCGGGCAAGCCCATCAAGCTGACCGTCCACCCGCAGCGCGAGCACATCCCGCTCTACATCGCCGCGATCGGCCCGAAGAACCTGGAACAGACCGGCGAGATCGCCGACGGCGCGCTGCTGATCTTCCCCTCCGCCGAGCACCTGGAGGACACGGCGCTGAAGTACCTGCGGGCGGGCCGGGAGAAGGCCGGTCTGACCATGGCGGGCTTCGACGTCTGCCCGACCCTGCCGCTCGCCGTCGGCGACGACGTCAACGGCCTCGCGGACATGTTCCGTCCGTACACCGCCCTGTACGTGGGCGGCATGGGCAGCCGGAAGCAGAACTTCTACAACCAGCTCGCGCAGCGCATGGGCTATGAGAAGGAAGCCGCCGAGATCCAGGACAAGTACCTGTCCGGCGACAAGAGCGGCGCCGCCGCCGCCGTACCGCACCAGCTGATCGACCAGACCACGCTGCTCGGTCCGGTCGAGCGGATCGCCGAGCGGATGCAGGCCTACGCCGCCGCGGGTGTCACGACACTGACCCTCGCCCCGGCCGGATTCACGCTGGAGGAGCGGCTCACGGCCCTGCGGGCCGGTACGGACGCGCTGGAGCGCTCCGGGCTCGCGTAA
- a CDS encoding histidine phosphatase family protein: MPTLILVRHGRSTANTAGVLAGRTPGVALDERGAEQAAALPGRLAGLPLAAAVSSPLQRCRETLRPLLAARPELELHTEDRISECDYGDWSGRKLAELADEPLMGVVQQHPSAAAFPGGESMRGMQARAVDAVRDWNARIEAGHGDDAMYVMCSHGDIIKALVADALGMHLDLFQRIHADPCSVTAIRYTRLRPFLLRLGDTGDLASLAPREHPRPEGSDADAAVGGGAGAP, encoded by the coding sequence ATGCCCACCCTGATCCTCGTACGCCACGGACGCTCCACCGCCAACACCGCCGGGGTGCTCGCGGGCCGCACTCCCGGGGTCGCGCTCGACGAACGCGGTGCCGAGCAGGCCGCGGCGCTGCCCGGACGGCTCGCCGGGCTGCCCCTGGCCGCCGCCGTCAGCAGCCCGCTCCAGCGCTGCCGGGAGACCCTGCGGCCGCTGCTCGCCGCCCGTCCGGAGCTGGAGCTGCACACCGAGGACCGGATCAGTGAGTGCGACTACGGCGACTGGTCGGGGCGCAAGCTCGCGGAACTCGCCGACGAACCCCTGATGGGCGTAGTGCAGCAGCACCCGTCGGCCGCGGCGTTCCCCGGCGGCGAGTCGATGCGCGGCATGCAGGCGCGAGCGGTCGACGCCGTACGGGACTGGAACGCCCGTATCGAGGCCGGGCACGGCGACGACGCCATGTACGTGATGTGCTCGCACGGCGACATCATCAAGGCCCTGGTCGCCGATGCGCTCGGCATGCATCTCGACCTCTTCCAGCGGATCCACGCCGACCCCTGCTCGGTCACCGCGATCCGCTACACCAGGCTGCGGCCCTTCCTGCTGCGGCTCGGCGACACCGGGGACCTTGCGTCGCTGGCGCCGCGCGAACACCCGCGCCCGGAGGGCTCGGACGCGGACGCGGCGGTCGGGGGCGGCGCTGGGGCACCGTGA
- a CDS encoding ferritin-like domain-containing protein: MLSARNLFQEILEDDESFRLFCSIAAGGEAQGGWENGRIAALVPESQRALAPKIARHGADEDKHGRIFNALLKKRGLQPAEVPHETDYTMLLEKHGIGLAHEQLRGEERLSERDIITYLAHSRVTEQRASEQMALLRKYFADHPDLGRAVKMISNDEDNHLAYCHEELLRLARAGHGRTVQHILRECALVEIRVYRDVSLAVMDHMGRILGWPRVRSAVLAAGIHAVYTYERLVGWRRMVSLEQPERRDALGGPATPEPGFA, from the coding sequence ATGCTCTCGGCAAGGAACCTGTTCCAGGAGATTCTCGAAGACGACGAGTCGTTCCGGCTGTTCTGTTCCATCGCGGCCGGCGGGGAGGCCCAGGGCGGCTGGGAGAACGGCCGTATCGCCGCCCTGGTGCCCGAGAGCCAGCGCGCCCTGGCGCCCAAGATCGCGCGGCACGGTGCCGACGAGGACAAGCACGGCCGGATCTTCAACGCGCTGCTGAAGAAGCGTGGGCTCCAGCCTGCGGAGGTCCCGCACGAGACCGACTACACGATGCTGCTGGAGAAGCACGGCATCGGCCTCGCCCACGAGCAGCTGCGGGGCGAGGAACGGCTCTCCGAGCGCGACATCATCACCTACCTCGCCCACAGCCGGGTCACCGAGCAGCGCGCCTCCGAGCAGATGGCCCTGCTGCGCAAGTACTTCGCCGACCACCCCGACCTCGGCCGCGCCGTGAAAATGATCTCGAACGACGAGGACAACCATCTGGCGTACTGCCACGAGGAACTGCTCCGCCTCGCACGGGCCGGACACGGCCGCACCGTCCAGCACATCCTGCGCGAGTGCGCGCTCGTCGAGATCCGGGTCTACCGCGACGTCAGCCTCGCCGTGATGGACCACATGGGCCGCATCCTGGGCTGGCCCCGGGTCAGATCGGCGGTGCTGGCCGCCGGGATCCACGCCGTCTACACGTACGAACGGCTCGTCGGGTGGCGGCGCATGGTGAGCCTGGAACAGCCCGAGCGGCGCGACGCGCTGGGCGGTCCCGCCACGCCGGAGCCCGGGTTCGCCTGA
- a CDS encoding SCO1664 family protein translates to MPAPERIPSRSLTGSELVDLLTEGELTVLGQIRGASNAVLYCTVARDGEEAACVYKPVAGEQPLWDFPDGTLAAREVAAYEISEATGWGLVPPTVLRDGPYGEGMCQLWIDAAPQRDEDNENGGDGEAGEPPLLALVEDEEPGEGWKAVAHAEVGEGRTALLVHADDARLRRLAVLDAVINNGDRKGGHLLPAPGGRLYGIDHGVTFNADDKLRTLLWGWAGEPLTAEAVEVVERLGAELAPGTPLVTRLAELITEVEIEALRGRVAGLRATGRHPEPSGQWPSIPWPPV, encoded by the coding sequence ATGCCCGCGCCAGAACGGATACCGTCGCGGAGCCTGACCGGCAGCGAACTGGTCGATCTGCTCACCGAGGGCGAGCTCACCGTTCTCGGACAGATCCGCGGCGCGTCCAACGCGGTGCTCTACTGCACGGTCGCGCGCGACGGCGAGGAGGCGGCCTGCGTCTACAAGCCGGTGGCCGGCGAGCAGCCCCTGTGGGACTTCCCGGACGGCACGCTCGCCGCCCGCGAGGTGGCCGCGTACGAGATCTCCGAGGCGACCGGCTGGGGCCTGGTGCCGCCCACCGTGCTGCGGGACGGCCCGTACGGCGAGGGCATGTGCCAGCTGTGGATCGACGCGGCACCCCAGCGCGACGAGGACAACGAGAATGGCGGGGACGGCGAGGCGGGCGAGCCGCCACTGCTCGCGCTCGTCGAGGACGAGGAGCCGGGGGAGGGCTGGAAGGCCGTCGCCCACGCCGAGGTCGGTGAGGGCAGGACGGCCCTGCTGGTCCACGCGGACGACGCCCGGCTGCGGCGGCTGGCCGTCCTCGACGCGGTGATCAACAACGGCGACCGCAAGGGCGGCCATCTGCTGCCCGCACCCGGCGGCCGGCTCTACGGCATCGACCACGGTGTGACATTCAACGCCGACGACAAGCTGCGCACGCTGCTCTGGGGCTGGGCGGGGGAGCCGCTGACGGCCGAGGCCGTCGAGGTCGTGGAACGGCTGGGCGCGGAACTCGCGCCGGGAACCCCGCTCGTCACCCGGCTGGCCGAGCTGATCACCGAGGTCGAGATCGAGGCGTTGCGGGGCCGTGTGGCGGGGCTCAGGGCGACGGGCAGACACCCGGAGCCGAGCGGGCAATGGCCGTCGATCCCCTGGCCCCCGGTCTGA
- a CDS encoding DUF3090 domain-containing protein gives MSRQVFLYDPPDRFVAGTVGLPGRRTFFLQASSGGRVTSVALEKTQVAALAERIDELLDEVVRRTGGNSPVPAVAPMDVTDTAPLDVPVEEEFRVGTMALAWDGEEQRMIVEAQALVELDVESDEDLAEAEERLLQDEENGPPMLRVRLSGAQARAFAKRALDVVNAGRPPCPLCSLPLDPEGHVCPRQNGYRRGA, from the coding sequence GTGTCCCGTCAGGTGTTCCTCTACGACCCCCCGGACCGCTTCGTGGCCGGTACGGTCGGGTTGCCTGGACGTCGTACGTTCTTCCTGCAGGCATCCTCAGGCGGACGTGTCACCAGCGTGGCCCTGGAGAAGACCCAGGTCGCCGCGCTCGCCGAGCGGATCGACGAACTGCTCGACGAGGTGGTGCGGCGGACCGGCGGGAATTCCCCGGTGCCCGCCGTGGCGCCGATGGACGTCACCGACACCGCGCCCCTGGACGTCCCCGTCGAGGAGGAGTTCCGGGTCGGCACGATGGCGCTCGCCTGGGACGGCGAGGAACAGCGCATGATCGTCGAGGCGCAGGCGCTGGTCGAACTGGACGTGGAATCCGACGAGGATCTCGCCGAGGCCGAGGAACGGCTGCTCCAGGACGAGGAGAACGGACCGCCGATGCTCCGGGTCCGTCTCAGCGGCGCGCAGGCACGGGCCTTCGCCAAGCGCGCCCTGGACGTCGTGAACGCCGGACGTCCGCCGTGCCCGCTGTGCAGCCTGCCGCTAGACCCGGAAGGACACGTATGCCCGCGCCAGAACGGATACCGTCGCGGAGCCTGA